Proteins from a single region of Litoribacterium kuwaitense:
- the uxaC gene encoding glucuronate isomerase produces MSRLLTEDFLLTNDIARQLYHDYAKDLPIIDFHNHLPPDDIAKNHSFKTITDIWLEGDHYKWRLMRANGIDEHYITGEASKREKFQAWAETVPHTLGNPLFHWTQMELKNYFGIDDVLSPETAENIWNETNDALQSEQMTTQQLLLNSRVEFVGTTDDPTDTLEHHKAMSDQGVPIKVAPSFRPDKGLNIDQPEFSDWVQTLSETTSRDLSSYMQFLEALSDRIEHFDVHGCKAADHGIGKMFFADATEEQAKAIYAKRMNHQPLTAMEVEQFKTYTMRYLAACYHEKGWVMQLHIGALRNNNTKMFERIGRDAGYDSLGDALLAEPLSRLLDAIEYKDSLPKTILYCLNPRDNYILATMAGNFQGGGIPGKVQFGTAWWFNDHIDGMEEQMKILANVGLIKHFIGMLTDSRSFLSFSRHEYFRRILCNLFGNWAEKGKVPADVDWLATYVKDISYGNARRYFNLYV; encoded by the coding sequence ATGTCCCGTCTGCTCACAGAGGATTTCTTACTAACAAACGATATTGCGCGGCAATTGTACCATGATTATGCAAAAGATTTACCAATTATTGATTTTCACAATCACTTACCCCCAGATGACATTGCCAAAAATCACTCCTTTAAAACCATCACAGACATCTGGCTGGAAGGCGACCACTATAAGTGGCGTCTGATGAGAGCAAACGGCATCGATGAACATTATATTACGGGGGAAGCTTCAAAACGAGAAAAATTCCAGGCTTGGGCAGAGACAGTGCCTCATACGTTAGGAAACCCTTTGTTTCATTGGACACAAATGGAGCTGAAAAACTACTTTGGGATTGATGACGTCTTAAGTCCAGAAACAGCTGAGAACATATGGAACGAGACGAATGACGCACTACAAAGCGAGCAGATGACGACACAGCAGCTTCTTTTGAATAGCCGGGTTGAATTTGTCGGGACGACCGATGATCCGACAGATACGTTGGAACACCACAAAGCAATGAGTGACCAAGGTGTCCCTATAAAGGTTGCGCCATCGTTTCGACCGGACAAAGGGTTAAATATTGACCAGCCAGAGTTTAGTGATTGGGTACAAACGTTAAGTGAGACGACAAGTCGGGACCTGTCGAGTTATATGCAGTTTCTTGAAGCATTGTCTGATCGAATTGAGCACTTTGATGTCCATGGTTGTAAAGCTGCGGATCATGGAATCGGGAAAATGTTTTTCGCTGATGCAACGGAAGAACAAGCGAAGGCCATTTATGCGAAGCGAATGAATCATCAACCACTCACGGCCATGGAAGTAGAGCAATTTAAGACGTATACGATGCGATATTTAGCCGCCTGCTATCACGAAAAAGGCTGGGTGATGCAGCTTCATATCGGTGCGTTGCGGAATAATAATACGAAAATGTTTGAGCGGATCGGTAGAGATGCTGGTTATGACTCACTTGGTGATGCTTTGCTCGCTGAGCCGCTTTCACGATTGTTAGACGCCATCGAATACAAAGACAGTTTGCCGAAAACAATTCTGTATTGCTTAAACCCACGTGATAACTACATCTTGGCGACGATGGCAGGGAATTTCCAAGGTGGAGGAATTCCTGGAAAGGTCCAATTTGGGACGGCTTGGTGGTTTAACGATCACATTGATGGCATGGAAGAACAAATGAAAATTCTTGCCAATGTTGGACTAATTAAGCATTTCATCGGGATGTTGACAGATTCACGTTCGTTTTTATCGTTTTCACGACACGAATATTTCCGGCGAATATTATGTAATCTGTTTGGCAATTGGGCTGAAAAAGGAAAGGTTCCAGCCGATGTCGACTGGCTCGCCACGTATGTAAAAGACATTTCATACGGCAATGCCCGCCGGTACTTTAACTTGTATGTGTAG
- a CDS encoding DUF5110 domain-containing protein — MPLFAQGGAIFPIRDGAITFANKEHDKRGLLVFPSQTNDDIEKVFYEDDGETVAYKKGDTSWLQVKMTTTDQEVDVTVVVRGNYILPYEQIRVYFPDTEKRTIIVNGETLRSDQAVFEMLLNE, encoded by the coding sequence GTGCCACTCTTTGCACAGGGGGGAGCAATATTCCCGATTCGTGATGGCGCCATTACATTTGCAAATAAGGAGCACGATAAGCGTGGACTTCTCGTTTTCCCATCGCAAACGAATGATGACATAGAGAAAGTGTTTTATGAGGATGATGGAGAAACGGTCGCGTACAAAAAAGGCGACACTAGCTGGCTTCAGGTGAAGATGACAACAACGGATCAAGAGGTTGATGTCACGGTAGTTGTACGAGGAAATTATATTCTTCCTTACGAACAGATCCGCGTTTACTTTCCAGACACAGAAAAACGGACAATCATTGTAAACGGCGAAACACTACGTAGTGACCAAGCGGTGTTTGAGATGCTACTAAACGAATGA
- a CDS encoding alpha-glucosidase domain-containing protein, with translation MISVIPFTLTNKYGHPLTFQSGDLEVMLYVLEEDIFRVYSSFEQTYDHRQTWAVAPGMEDIPFAGRDRFDVTPFSLPDYDVEEEEGIVHVFTKKLKATVHLNGFLSIGTGKVKVDG, from the coding sequence ATGATTTCTGTTATCCCTTTTACATTAACAAATAAATATGGTCATCCATTAACGTTCCAATCCGGAGATCTAGAGGTCATGCTTTATGTTTTGGAAGAAGACATCTTTCGGGTCTATAGCTCCTTTGAGCAAACGTATGATCATCGTCAAACGTGGGCCGTCGCCCCAGGGATGGAGGACATTCCTTTTGCAGGGCGAGACCGATTTGATGTCACCCCTTTTTCTCTGCCAGATTACGACGTTGAAGAGGAAGAGGGGATCGTGCACGTATTTACAAAGAAACTGAAAGCCACTGTACACCTCAATGGTTTTTTATCGATTGGTACCGGAAAGGTGAAGGTGGATGGGTAA
- a CDS encoding TRAP transporter large permease gives MALQASIILFGVFFVLLAIGVPISVGIGVASFITALTVVPIDVAVFTAAQKMVQGINSFALLAVIFFILSGSIMNNGGIALRLINLAKLIGGRLPGSLAHTNVVGNMLFGSISGSAVASAAAMGRVMTPLQEKEGYDKSFSAAVNIASSPAGLLIPPSGVLILFSLVSGGTSISALFMAGYLPGILMGIAVMVVAYFLAKKASYPVAERPTFSQGLKVVLDAIPSLLLIVIVIGGIVAGIFTATEGAAVAVLYSIILAAIYREIKLKDIPDILRETVVMTGIVLFLVGASSIMSWVMAYTGIPNAISDLLLQASDNPIIILLIMNIILLIVGTFMDLTPAVLIFTPIFLPIAMEIGMDPVHFGIVLVFNLCIGIMTPPVGSALFVGCSVANVRIESVLRPLVKMFLALIVALMLVTYIPWISLALPRLFGLM, from the coding sequence ATGGCATTGCAAGCGTCGATCATTTTATTTGGTGTGTTTTTTGTCTTGCTCGCTATTGGTGTGCCGATTTCTGTCGGAATCGGTGTAGCTTCGTTTATTACTGCTTTGACAGTTGTACCAATCGATGTGGCTGTTTTTACAGCTGCACAAAAAATGGTACAGGGAATCAATAGCTTTGCTTTGTTGGCCGTAATCTTCTTTATCCTCTCTGGGAGCATTATGAACAATGGGGGAATCGCCCTTCGATTAATTAATTTAGCTAAATTGATCGGGGGAAGGCTGCCGGGCTCCTTGGCACACACGAATGTTGTCGGAAATATGTTGTTTGGTTCGATATCGGGGTCTGCTGTTGCGTCAGCGGCCGCCATGGGTCGAGTGATGACACCGTTGCAGGAAAAAGAAGGCTACGACAAATCTTTCTCAGCAGCCGTCAACATCGCTTCATCTCCAGCTGGTCTATTAATCCCTCCGAGTGGGGTATTGATTTTGTTCTCTTTAGTGAGTGGAGGAACATCCATTTCAGCACTATTTATGGCTGGTTATCTCCCCGGTATTTTGATGGGGATCGCTGTCATGGTCGTCGCTTACTTCTTAGCAAAAAAAGCATCCTATCCTGTGGCTGAGCGCCCGACTTTCTCGCAAGGCTTGAAGGTTGTCCTGGATGCAATCCCGAGCTTGTTGCTCATTGTTATCGTGATTGGTGGTATTGTTGCAGGTATTTTTACGGCGACAGAAGGTGCGGCGGTCGCTGTTTTGTATTCAATCATCTTAGCGGCAATCTACCGGGAGATTAAGCTAAAAGATATTCCTGACATTCTTCGAGAAACCGTTGTGATGACAGGCATTGTTTTATTTCTCGTTGGGGCATCGTCGATTATGTCATGGGTAATGGCATACACTGGTATTCCTAATGCCATTAGTGACCTTCTTTTACAAGCGTCCGACAATCCAATTATCATTCTCTTAATCATGAATATCATTTTGTTAATCGTTGGTACTTTTATGGACTTGACGCCTGCGGTGTTAATTTTCACACCAATCTTTTTACCCATTGCCATGGAGATCGGAATGGACCCTGTCCATTTCGGGATTGTTCTCGTCTTTAACCTTTGTATTGGAATTATGACGCCGCCTGTAGGCAGTGCTTTGTTTGTCGGGTGTAGTGTCGCTAATGTACGAATTGAATCCGTGCTGCGACCATTAGTGAAAATGTTTTTAGCGCTCATTGTAGCTTTAATGCTTGTTACTTATATTCCATGGATTAGTCTTGCTTTGCCACGACTTTTTGGACTGATGTAA
- a CDS encoding TRAP transporter small permease: protein MVDKIKLILDRTILGVTSLFTFVLVAGALWQVTSRYVLGAPSTVTGELLRFLLVWTAILGATYAFGTNQHLAITFLKEKFKGKSRLSIRIINDLIILAFAILIMFKGGIEVVSITMSQTTPILNIPMGYVYSILPISGILIVIYKLLLLKEYQQEMQQREEV from the coding sequence ATGGTCGATAAGATTAAATTAATTTTGGATCGCACCATTTTAGGAGTCACGTCCTTATTTACTTTTGTTCTTGTCGCGGGTGCGCTCTGGCAAGTGACGAGCCGCTACGTTTTAGGTGCTCCGAGCACAGTGACTGGTGAATTGCTGCGCTTCTTGCTTGTCTGGACGGCGATTTTGGGTGCAACGTATGCATTTGGCACTAATCAGCATTTGGCGATTACCTTTTTAAAAGAGAAGTTTAAAGGAAAGAGTCGTCTAAGTATAAGAATCATCAACGATTTGATTATTTTAGCGTTTGCGATTCTCATTATGTTCAAGGGTGGCATCGAAGTAGTGAGCATTACGATGTCCCAAACGACACCTATTTTAAATATACCGATGGGCTATGTTTATTCGATTTTGCCGATTAGCGGTATTTTGATTGTCATTTACAAATTACTGCTACTCAAGGAATACCAGCAAGAGATGCAACAGCGTGAGGAGGTGTAG
- the uidA gene encoding beta-glucuronidase, giving the protein MLYPKTTTTRQTKTLDGIWNFQLDANSLGEEHGWPAQGLPSSIHMPVPSSFNDITTSQEMRDYVGDVWYETTTYLPNEWFTETVMLRFGAVSHTATVWVNGALAVTNHNGFLPFEAKITPLLIKNGLNRITVKVNNELTWDMLPPGEVTEEKTPEGEVKKTLHQQHDFFNYAGIHRPVTLYTVPKEHITSVQVDTDFNGETGIVSVEGHFSGRGEIHYEVLTKEGQSVATGTGTTASMSIPHVQLWSPDHPYLYKLDVTVTGEDGNIVDHYPLNIGVRKVEVKNRQLLLNHEPVYLKGFGKHEDADVRGKGHDPVMMMRDMYLMKETGANSFRTAHYPYAEEVLQMADEIGFLVIDETSAVGLLSQGVPATGDLAPVFSNGRISDRLADYHMDTVIRLIERDRNHPSVIMWSLSNEASTMEPEAEVYYQRLIDEVRKRDRRPIMNVNLMLIEPERCYVSKLVDVIGLNVYFGWYSTPGNLEAGKRDLTDYLERWENTHEQPVVITEYGVDTVAGLHKMPSVMFTEEFQVEFLETYHQVFDEMPSVIGEQVWNFADFMTKQDTVRVDGNKKGIFTRDRQPKMAQATLKARWLSHKERDRHGR; this is encoded by the coding sequence TTGCTTTATCCAAAAACAACGACAACAAGACAAACAAAAACCTTAGACGGAATATGGAACTTTCAATTGGATGCCAATTCCCTTGGAGAAGAGCATGGGTGGCCAGCCCAAGGGCTTCCGTCGTCCATACATATGCCTGTTCCATCAAGTTTTAACGATATAACGACGTCACAGGAAATGAGAGATTATGTTGGTGATGTTTGGTATGAAACAACGACGTATCTACCGAACGAATGGTTCACTGAAACGGTCATGCTACGGTTTGGTGCTGTTTCACATACGGCAACTGTGTGGGTCAATGGGGCGTTAGCAGTGACTAATCATAACGGTTTCCTGCCATTTGAAGCCAAGATTACACCGTTGTTAATTAAAAATGGTCTAAACCGAATTACGGTCAAGGTCAACAACGAATTAACTTGGGACATGCTGCCGCCAGGGGAAGTGACCGAAGAAAAAACGCCAGAAGGTGAAGTGAAAAAAACGCTCCATCAGCAGCATGACTTCTTTAATTATGCAGGCATCCACCGGCCGGTGACGCTTTATACTGTGCCAAAAGAACATATTACATCAGTGCAGGTTGATACTGATTTTAATGGGGAAACAGGAATTGTTTCGGTTGAGGGACATTTTTCAGGTCGTGGAGAAATCCATTATGAGGTGCTCACAAAAGAGGGCCAAAGCGTTGCAACTGGAACTGGAACGACGGCTTCTATGAGCATTCCGCATGTTCAGTTATGGTCACCAGATCATCCTTACTTGTACAAGCTTGACGTCACAGTCACTGGTGAAGATGGAAACATCGTCGATCACTACCCTTTGAATATTGGTGTGCGTAAAGTTGAAGTTAAAAATAGACAGCTATTGCTCAACCATGAGCCAGTCTACTTAAAAGGGTTTGGTAAGCACGAGGATGCGGATGTACGCGGTAAAGGTCATGATCCGGTCATGATGATGAGAGATATGTATTTGATGAAGGAAACAGGTGCCAATTCTTTCCGCACAGCGCATTATCCTTATGCGGAAGAAGTGTTACAAATGGCTGATGAAATAGGATTTTTAGTCATTGATGAAACGTCTGCGGTCGGGTTATTAAGCCAAGGCGTCCCTGCGACGGGCGATCTTGCACCAGTATTTAGTAATGGGAGAATTTCTGATCGTTTAGCTGATTATCATATGGACACTGTGATTCGTTTGATTGAGCGCGACCGAAACCATCCGAGTGTCATTATGTGGTCTCTTTCCAATGAGGCCTCGACGATGGAGCCTGAGGCAGAAGTCTATTATCAACGTTTGATTGATGAGGTCAGGAAGCGGGATCGTCGTCCAATCATGAATGTGAATCTCATGTTGATTGAGCCTGAGCGATGCTACGTATCGAAGCTCGTCGATGTGATTGGTCTCAACGTTTACTTTGGGTGGTATTCGACACCGGGCAATTTAGAAGCTGGGAAGAGAGACCTTACCGATTACTTGGAGCGATGGGAAAACACGCATGAACAGCCGGTCGTTATTACTGAATATGGTGTCGATACGGTCGCTGGGTTGCATAAGATGCCTTCTGTGATGTTTACAGAAGAGTTTCAGGTTGAATTTTTAGAAACGTATCATCAAGTATTTGATGAAATGCCAAGTGTGATCGGTGAACAGGTATGGAATTTTGCTGACTTTATGACGAAGCAAGATACGGTTCGGGTGGACGGCAATAAAAAAGGCATCTTTACCCGTGATCGTCAGCCTAAGATGGCGCAGGCCACGCTGAAGGCAAGGTGGCTTTCACATAAGGAGAGGGATAGGCATGGTCGATAA
- a CDS encoding TRAP transporter substrate-binding protein: MKKIYLLSTVFLCSLLLLAGCGGSNGASGDAKQLRLAHNLSEEHPVHKALENFSEGVEEKTNGEVTVKLFANGVLGSEKEVLEQLQSGAVDMTKVSAGALESFASEYSVFSLPYIFESKEHYRTVMESDVVQGIYQSTADQGFLGLTYFDSGARSFYTKDTPIQTPADLAGLKIRVMDSPTAIQMVELLGGTPTPMPYGEIYTALQQGVVDGAESNPTALTTGKHGEVAKAFSFNEHTMIPDVAIISQKTWDSLSDEHKVALEEAAQEATKYHTEIWNKAMDEAVTDAEEMGVEFYEVEKEPFIDAVQPLHDEFMKDEDIAQIIEDMKALK; encoded by the coding sequence ATGAAAAAAATCTATCTTTTGTCGACGGTTTTTTTATGTAGTCTATTGTTACTTGCTGGGTGTGGAGGTTCCAATGGAGCCAGTGGTGATGCCAAACAGCTCAGACTTGCCCATAATTTGAGTGAAGAGCACCCTGTTCATAAAGCATTGGAGAATTTTTCTGAAGGTGTGGAAGAAAAAACGAACGGTGAAGTCACCGTGAAGCTTTTTGCAAACGGCGTTCTTGGAAGTGAGAAAGAGGTCTTAGAGCAGCTGCAAAGTGGTGCTGTTGATATGACAAAAGTAAGCGCAGGTGCATTGGAAAGCTTCGCAAGCGAGTATTCAGTGTTCTCATTACCTTATATTTTTGAAAGCAAAGAGCATTATAGAACGGTTATGGAGTCAGATGTCGTTCAGGGGATTTACCAATCCACTGCAGATCAAGGGTTTCTCGGGTTGACTTATTTTGATTCTGGTGCTCGTAGCTTTTACACAAAAGACACCCCAATTCAGACACCGGCAGATTTAGCGGGGTTAAAAATCCGTGTCATGGATAGTCCGACAGCGATTCAAATGGTTGAGCTGTTGGGTGGCACCCCAACACCGATGCCTTACGGTGAGATTTACACAGCTCTACAGCAAGGCGTCGTTGATGGTGCTGAGAGTAACCCGACGGCTCTGACGACTGGAAAGCACGGCGAGGTAGCAAAGGCGTTCTCATTCAATGAGCATACGATGATTCCTGATGTGGCGATTATTAGTCAAAAAACGTGGGACAGCTTATCTGACGAACACAAAGTGGCATTAGAAGAAGCAGCTCAAGAAGCAACTAAATATCATACAGAAATTTGGAACAAGGCGATGGATGAAGCTGTTACAGATGCAGAAGAGATGGGTGTAGAATTTTACGAAGTGGAGAAAGAGCCATTTATTGATGCTGTTCAACCACTACACGATGAGTTTATGAAAGACGAAGATATTGCACAAATCATTGAAGATATGAAAGCGTTAAAATAA
- a CDS encoding ROK family transcriptional regulator produces the protein MSTGDATYIKTLNKRILVEKIIEHRSISRIELSRLTGLNRSTVSAQINDLMEDQLVLERPSEISSGGRKPILLQMNENAGYTIGIDIDFPYTRVQMTNLLGKPLKTDHIHTKIEEYDLNIPKIISSIKATVSEYDLKYSPKGLIGIGIGIHGIVNNNHHVVFTPKLNWIDIDLKEKMKQHFNVPIFIDNNANLSVYAEQVYHCPTPDLFSITMSSGIGLGVLKGNQIDRGYQGFSGEIGHMIVEPKGLPCTCGNRGCWELYSSERALLNELVARGLDADNFEAIDFADVLEKYPATIERFLDYLAIGLNNIINIFNPQTIIINSEFLHRQKFLLDRLRGRLHSKMNHYESIVTSILGKDAVSLGGAMLALKHYYKINTLNLSAYEYYK, from the coding sequence ATGAGTACCGGGGATGCTACGTATATCAAGACTTTAAACAAAAGAATCTTAGTAGAGAAAATAATAGAACACCGTTCGATTTCCCGAATCGAGCTCTCGCGATTAACCGGATTAAACCGCTCCACTGTCTCGGCACAGATCAATGATTTAATGGAGGATCAGCTCGTTTTAGAACGTCCGTCAGAGATATCTAGCGGTGGCAGAAAGCCTATCCTTCTGCAAATGAATGAAAATGCTGGCTACACGATCGGTATCGATATTGACTTTCCATACACACGCGTTCAAATGACTAATTTATTAGGAAAACCATTAAAAACCGATCATATACACACAAAAATTGAAGAATACGACTTGAATATTCCTAAAATTATCTCTTCCATAAAAGCGACTGTAAGTGAATATGATCTGAAGTATTCTCCAAAAGGGCTCATCGGCATTGGGATTGGGATTCACGGAATTGTTAACAACAATCACCATGTCGTCTTCACACCAAAGCTAAATTGGATCGATATTGACTTAAAAGAAAAGATGAAACAGCATTTTAACGTACCTATTTTCATTGATAACAACGCCAATTTAAGCGTTTATGCGGAGCAAGTGTATCATTGTCCAACGCCAGATTTATTCAGTATTACGATGTCTTCTGGTATCGGTCTTGGCGTACTGAAAGGCAATCAGATTGATCGAGGCTACCAAGGTTTTTCTGGGGAGATCGGTCATATGATTGTTGAACCTAAGGGACTTCCTTGCACGTGCGGAAATCGAGGGTGCTGGGAGCTCTACTCCTCTGAACGAGCATTGTTGAACGAGCTCGTAGCGCGAGGATTGGATGCAGACAATTTCGAGGCCATTGATTTTGCTGACGTACTGGAAAAATATCCAGCTACAATTGAGCGATTTCTCGATTATTTAGCGATTGGCTTGAATAACATCATTAATATTTTCAATCCGCAAACAATCATTATTAACAGTGAGTTTCTTCACAGACAGAAGTTTCTCTTAGACCGTCTTAGAGGGCGCTTACATTCTAAAATGAATCATTATGAGTCCATTGTAACGTCCATATTAGGAAAAGACGCCGTTTCTTTAGGGGGCGCCATGCTGGCTTTAAAACATTATTATAAAATAAATACATTGAATTTGAGTGCTTATGAATATTACAAGTAG
- a CDS encoding M17 family metallopeptidase — protein MKIVVRPIEKVEETEGLIIDPTMIEFGKTSVAQADQQFYLLLGMKKAEKSVEDIRFLGGETVKAVKGYTFTGVSVDFEKLASGFDGFSVEDVVTAFLEGWYLGGYQFLHYKKEQETNIPALAMDTEQYGVCVKTAQTRANAVNLTRDLCNEPANQLTPSLYADRLKTIFRDSKVQVDIIEADELEQRGFKGTATVGKGSGYPPKCAVLTFNNSEGHHVALVGKGVTFDSGGVNVKTGRDIAEMKMDMGGSAAVVGAMKLLADMNAPVHVTAVIPMVTNVAGKDAFLPSDVIKYSNGITVEVGNTDAEGRLILADGILHAQELGATTIIDIATLTGSIGHALGLKTAGIFSNCEADLWKYKAMGELTGDPVWPMPLILDYKTHLKSDCADVNNLGTSSFGGAITAAVFLHHFVEEDRKWVHIDMANTARPWKVQGYHVDGAAGFGARLLTEIVQAEFVK, from the coding sequence GTGAAAATCGTAGTAAGACCAATCGAAAAGGTTGAAGAAACAGAGGGTTTGATCATTGATCCGACCATGATTGAATTTGGAAAAACAAGTGTTGCGCAAGCTGACCAACAATTTTATCTTTTGCTTGGAATGAAGAAAGCAGAGAAGTCCGTCGAAGATATTCGTTTTCTAGGTGGCGAGACGGTGAAAGCCGTGAAGGGTTATACGTTTACAGGCGTAAGCGTCGACTTTGAAAAACTCGCCTCCGGCTTTGACGGTTTTTCTGTTGAAGATGTCGTAACAGCTTTTCTCGAAGGTTGGTATTTAGGCGGGTATCAATTTTTGCATTATAAAAAAGAGCAGGAGACCAACATTCCAGCCTTAGCAATGGATACAGAGCAATATGGAGTATGTGTGAAAACTGCCCAAACGCGCGCAAATGCGGTGAACCTGACCCGCGATTTATGTAACGAGCCTGCCAACCAATTAACACCGAGCCTATATGCAGATCGTTTAAAAACAATCTTTCGGGATTCGAAAGTCCAAGTAGATATCATTGAAGCGGATGAGTTAGAGCAAAGAGGCTTTAAAGGGACAGCGACCGTTGGCAAGGGGAGCGGTTATCCACCGAAATGTGCTGTCTTAACCTTTAACAATAGCGAAGGTCATCACGTCGCGCTCGTCGGGAAGGGTGTAACGTTTGATTCTGGTGGTGTCAACGTTAAGACCGGCCGTGACATTGCTGAAATGAAAATGGATATGGGCGGCTCTGCAGCGGTGGTCGGTGCCATGAAGCTGTTGGCGGATATGAATGCGCCTGTTCACGTCACTGCTGTTATACCGATGGTGACAAATGTGGCTGGAAAGGACGCCTTTCTCCCTTCAGATGTGATCAAATATAGCAATGGAATTACTGTCGAGGTTGGAAATACAGATGCGGAAGGACGCCTGATCTTAGCCGATGGCATTTTGCATGCCCAAGAGCTAGGCGCAACGACGATCATCGATATTGCTACGTTGACAGGATCGATCGGTCATGCGCTCGGGTTGAAAACAGCCGGTATCTTTAGTAATTGTGAAGCGGATTTATGGAAGTATAAAGCGATGGGCGAGCTTACGGGTGACCCTGTGTGGCCGATGCCTTTGATTCTTGACTATAAGACACATTTGAAAAGCGATTGTGCTGATGTCAACAATTTAGGTACTTCTTCTTTCGGTGGTGCCATTACGGCGGCGGTTTTCTTACATCATTTTGTTGAAGAAGACCGGAAATGGGTGCACATTGATATGGCAAATACTGCGCGTCCGTGGAAAGTGCAAGGGTATCATGTTGATGGCGCAGCAGGCTTTGGCGCGCGGTTATTGACAGAAATCGTGCAGGCGGAGTTTGTTAAGTGA
- a CDS encoding ABC transporter ATP-binding protein: MKDEILVEVKDVKKHFPLTKKWFAEKKVVKAVDGVSFSIKKGETFSLVGESGCGKSTTGRLINGLIKTDSGEVIYKGERLTNLSEKEWKKYRKPMQMVFQDPYASLSPRMKVKDILLEPLTIHYPKMPSAEKDQLVTELMGKCGISEFHLEKYPHEFSGGQRQRIGIARSLILRPEIIIADEPVSALDVSIQSQILNLMKDLQEEYDLTYLFISHDLSVVEHISDRVGVMYLGNLVEVASKQQLFESPKHPYTQALLSSIPQPDPKRKREEIVLRGEIPSASNPPSGCKFHTRCPFAMDVCRTKVPEMKEIDEGHVTACHLY, encoded by the coding sequence ATGAAAGACGAAATCTTAGTTGAAGTCAAAGATGTAAAAAAACACTTTCCGCTGACGAAGAAGTGGTTTGCTGAAAAAAAGGTCGTTAAGGCTGTGGACGGCGTTTCGTTTTCGATTAAAAAAGGTGAGACTTTTTCATTGGTTGGAGAATCTGGTTGTGGCAAATCAACAACAGGACGTTTAATCAACGGATTAATCAAGACAGATTCGGGCGAGGTTATTTATAAAGGCGAACGCTTAACCAACCTTTCGGAAAAGGAATGGAAAAAATACCGTAAGCCTATGCAAATGGTTTTTCAAGACCCATATGCGTCGCTTAGCCCCCGGATGAAGGTTAAGGACATTTTGTTGGAGCCATTGACGATTCATTATCCTAAAATGCCGTCTGCTGAGAAGGATCAGCTCGTGACAGAATTGATGGGGAAATGTGGGATTAGCGAATTTCACTTAGAAAAATACCCGCATGAGTTTAGTGGTGGACAACGGCAAAGAATTGGGATTGCACGTTCTCTTATTTTGCGACCTGAAATCATTATTGCGGATGAGCCCGTCTCAGCACTAGACGTTTCAATTCAATCACAAATATTGAACCTTATGAAGGATTTGCAAGAAGAGTATGATCTAACGTATTTATTTATTTCTCACGACCTCAGTGTTGTTGAGCATATTAGTGATCGCGTCGGTGTCATGTATTTAGGTAATCTTGTCGAGGTCGCTTCAAAACAACAGTTATTTGAAAGTCCAAAGCATCCATATACACAAGCACTTTTGTCTTCTATTCCTCAACCGGATCCGAAGAGAAAGCGTGAAGAAATTGTCTTACGTGGAGAGATTCCTAGCGCTTCTAATCCTCCGAGCGGATGTAAATTCCATACGAGGTGTCCGTTTGCTATGGACGTTTGTCGAACGAAAGTTCCGGAAATGAAAGAAATAGACGAGGGACATGTGACGGCTTGTCATTTATACTGA